The Oncorhynchus nerka isolate Pitt River linkage group LG3, Oner_Uvic_2.0, whole genome shotgun sequence genome includes the window AAACATGATTCCACTTCGatattatggggtactgtgtgtaggccagtaacacatgatctcaatttaatccatttcaaattcaagctgtaacgcaatttttttttttaagtcgaGGGGTGTggcgaatactttctgaaggcactgtataatatTTTAAAGGCATAGTGCATTCAAAATGacgttttcctgtgttttatatcatattgtacaacagctaaTGAAGCTAACATTGTAAAAGTGTGATTTTTTTTTCACCAGTGTTTTTTCCTGATAGTTGCTAGTTGAAAATgcaatctacacaggaccttctaatcagcagaTTTGCATGGATGGGAGTTTTggctttccatggtgacatcaccatgcggtaAATTGGTTAATAAATTGGTCCAAACCTCTCTGCCCATAACAGCTAGTTATCAGTTTCCcctcccactcagaccactcccagacagtccttttAACATTCTCGCTTTTATTTtatcaggtaagttgactgaacacattctcatttacagcaacgacctggagaATTGTTACACGGGGGAGGATTGGGAAAGAACAAGCCAAtaggaagctggggatgattagttggcgatgatggtatgagggtcagATTGGAAATTTAGcaaggacaccggggttaacactcATACTCTTACGATAACTCTCATCCAAAAGACGGccccctacacagggcaatgtcccctatcactgccctggggcattgggatctccttacaccagaggaaagagtacctcctactggccctccaatgccatttccagcagcatctggtctcccatccaaggaCAGACtttgcttagcttcagaggcaagccaacAGGGGGATGCATGGTGCTTGAGAAATTAAATTTTTATGGAaatctattacagtaaggtacttcaattgttacccagaaatgaacccccccccatcccccaaTGCCCTTTCTCAAAAAAATGAGATGAAGTCACTTAAATAATGGTAGAAGGCATAGATTTCAGCTTTATTGTCGTCACATTTTTTTTTGTCATTCATTTATTTACAGACCTGTACAGTGCTGCAGGTTAAATGGTATATGATATAAATATAGATGAGTCCTTAGACGCTGGGGGGAAAAGAAGCATCAGGATCTCCCAACAtacttttctttttttgttgttgcccatAATCAAACTGAAGGCTTGACTGGAAGACTGATGTTACAAGATGTAACTGTTCCCGACATTGAAATATTTAGAAGGAAGGAATCCAGGTATACCTCGTTTGTACATACTTTGGTATACCTTTGTTTCTGTCAAGCTGTGAGCATTGTGAACTGCGACATTGACCATCATTATACAAAGCATGTTAATTCTGTGTTCGACATAGCTTCAAAGGCAGGGtagcttggggcggcagggtagcctcgtggttagagcgttggactagtaaccgaaaggttgcaagttcaaatccccgagctgacaaggtacaaatctgtcgttctgcccctaaacaggcagttaatcgactgttcctaggccgtcattgaaaataagaatttgttcttaactgacttgcctagttaaataaagatacaaCAAATAAAAGGCAGAGATAATGCCTCTACCATAGAAGGCTATCACTGTTTTATTATGATGATAGGGGCTTGATATATGGCATGCAGTGCTAGCCGTCTCCTGCATAGTAAAACGACTTGTATCAACCAATTCATCCGAGTGAAAATCAAGCTTGAtggatttttttgttgatttcattgCGTTTTTTGCAGCTTGATCTGTAACATTGTTTAAAACATTAGCTGAGGCAGGAACAACAGTGATCTGTGATCTGTCCAGTTCTTAGATTTAGGAATACAGTATGGGGGGGAGAGAAGAAAAAAGTTGTCACCGCTAAGCTTTTCAATTTGTTTACATAATTGAATGGGTTCAAGACATTCATCTTTCAACCCAGATTAGTGAAAATGCTGTTATATATTTGTTGCTTTTAACTGTAATGGATTTTTGGGTGTAGCATTTGAGGCACACCACTACCATTTCCTTTACTGAGCATACCTAATGGCTTAGCAGCCGACTCTTACTTGAGATGCACACGTCAAACTTCCTTAGCCGGTGAAATAATGTCTACTTGTTCTTTGTGGTGTGTGTATACAATGGCACCCTGATTTAATGCTCTGTGAAATGTACCATCTTGCCCAACCTTGACTCATCCGCCATTTAAAGCTTCTTGAACATCAGTTGTGGTATGGTAGGAACTGACCTGCCATGACTGACTAAAACCCACTGATATAACCTATCTTATAAACGCCATACGAAAGCCCATCAAGCGTATTGTGCTTGTACTACCATTCATTAAGGACTTTGACAGTTGTTCTCCttttccaaacaactcaactctCCATTGTGCTTATGTGTGCCTATGGCCTGTTAAAATAGCATCGTACTATTATAAGAAGCCATTTGCTCTCAATAAAAATACCATGGCCTTTGAGAGTTGCATATTTGTGCTGTAAATTCTATGGGGCGGATGGCAGCAGTTCCTCATTATGTAGAACACAGTATGTTAAAACCAGGGTGCTTGGCCCAAGACATTTTGGCGAAAGCAAAATGTATTTGTGAACCCAGAACTCGTTTTGTGTACAAAAGCCAAGTCTCAGTAAAAGTGTGTCAACCCATCCTCGTGTCCTGATTTCCTCGAAGGCATGGGGGACTTAGCCAGCCTTCAGGGATGTCCTATTGTCAATGGCATTCAAATTCATAGAATGGGAGGGTGCTGAACCTCCTTAAAACATTCCTAAacatagccgcaggaagtagggatgctgagggtgctgcagcaccccctgataaATCGAAAAAACATCCTTAGTGAACTTGGCCTTTATTACTCCTATATGAGTGGACAAAAATACTCATCAGCACCCCCAACCCAAAACATCTTCCCACGGCCATGTTCGTAGAGCATCATTTCGTCAAAGTGACCGTTGTCAGGCCCTTGGTTGCTGCAGCTCGTCGTCGGACATGCTTAATGGGTAGGTGGGCAGGATGAATAATGAGCTCTCCTTTGTTGGTCGACCACAGGCCCCCTGGGATGCCATTATCCAAGAACCCTGAACTGGgaagacagatggagagggaggcATGTACCTGCTGACTCCAGCAAAAAATCTCAAGTGAAAAACATTGGCCATTTGAGGTGCTAATAAATAACTTCCTACATCGGACCTGCTATTTGGCCGCAGGATGGCACGCGTCAAGCGGAAACGATAGATATTCACTGAAAGGCAGAACCGGTCATTTTCAAAGCAGGATTCAATGATACTCTTCTGCTTTATCGGCTCCCAAGTCAAAGATATCACACAACCCAGCTCGGGAACTCTCATCATCTAGCTAACGATGGAGACAAGCACATGGTCTGGATTGAAAATGAGAGGATTAACCAAGGTCTTTGTCCAAGTATGAATTAAACAGAAAAATGGCTTTGGACCATAGAATGGCATCAACATCTTGCATCAGCTAGTAGATCTTCGTAGTGTATTGTTTCAACCTGAAGGAgagtgatgtctgtctgtctgttgggcaTCCAGTAGTCCTCTTTTCCCCAGAGGTTCAAGGTGAATCCCATAACAGAAATAACACTCTCTGGCAATGCCCTCCCCCCATCCCCCTCATGGCACATCACACTCAATGTAGGGGATGTCAATGTAGCGGCTGTCCACCTCCAACCACTGCTGCACGGCCCGGGCCACTATCTCCTCGGACAGCCGCTGGGCATACTCCAGCAGAATGGGGTCCACCCGGGCAGAGTCGTCCGCGGACCCCGTCTCATAGTGGACCAGCAGCGCGTTCTCGCCCTGCCACTTCCCAGGATTGCCGTCCGCCTTCACCGAGTTGGCGTACTGGATCGGATCGCTCTTCTTGGATTTGACGCATCCCATTATATAAATAATGGAGCATTGAtctcagagagaaggggagagagaaggtggtGAAGGAGGAATGTGCCGGAGGGGGGCTTGGCCCCTGGTTAAGAAGCGACGGCTAGGAAGCCGATTCCTGTCTGAACTGAGCTGCGCTGAAATAGTCCAGACAGTCAGCCATGCTCCGATGCTGCCCTACTTATATCTTCCCCTGtgctgtagggagagagaagagggaaaggaTTTCAGTTATTTACTTTCCATCAGAATCTGCCTAAAATTACCAAATGGCAGAGGAAAGACTTGAGAGGCCTACTATTTAGACAGTGACTTAGCATCATTACCCCTGTTACCACACAGCAGCAGtagctacaggtaactgccaaaataaaggaaaacacTAACATAAAGTTGCTGACTCGTGGTGGCTTTAATGCACCTTGGCTTACATAGATtttatgctcatcaaaccattcagtgaccactcgtgccctgtggatgagggcattgtcatcctatgggggcataaccacagtagccaaaataatggcctgcctaGAATTggtatacatgaccctaagcattatGGGATGGGAAtttcttaattaactcaggaaccacacctttGTGGCAGCACTTGCTTTCAATGCACTTTGTATCCCTAATTTACTTAAGTGTTTCCATGGCAGTTCCCTGTATCTACTAGCACACGAAGCCTAGACTAGGCAGTTGTAGTGACCTTTGGGGAAAAGGTGAGTCTATGACAGCTGCTATTTGGGCTTACAGTAGTTATTTTGAACATAATTTGTATGTATTACCCATGATCTTGTTGTTTTGTATCCTCAGTCTTTTCAGTCTTCATAAATAGACCACGTGACTCTGGGTTGAACGCACAAAGCACTGCTGTTATTTGCTGTAGTCTCCATCTGTCCTGGTGTGTGTTGCCTCAGTCCTGCCTGATCCAGATTCACAGCAGCGGGCGTgtgattatttattttagacagagcAGCACACTATTATATCATCCTGTTCATCTCTCACATAGGATGAGCCTTTTTACTGAAGTTGCAAAATGATGCCACTGTAGCTTATGCATTTTGACAAGAGGCTACTGCTTATCTAACTACAGTGCTGAGCCATAAAACGTCAACCAGATTTTTTGTTTGTTACATATACACATCATTTCACATTGTGGGAAAATAGGATATTGTCTGTTCCATATATCTCAAGCATGTCACTCTAGCCCTGATATCATGGGAAGCGACCCTTGAAACCCCCTCCTCACCTTTAACTATAACCCACCTTTATTGAACTAATAAAGGCATATGTGGAAGAATGTCACTATTCAAATGTGAACATAAAAGGTCCAGGAGAAATACTAGCCCGGGTGGAGGAAGGGCGAAATAAATGGTTGTCTGCGTTGTAAAGGCTTCTAAGAATTCTTACATGAGCGTATTTCTGTTCAATGTACCAGATGTTTAGAGGTAGCGTCTAGTCCATTTCATACAGTTACCAGAAAAATAGGTACATGGAATATTGCTGAAGCGTGGGATAGGCAGCCTACCTTCAAAAAGACTCTTGGAAAAGTAGGACTGGATGAGTTTCCCTCCATGAATATCAAATTCATCCCGTAGGAAAACGCATCGTTTTATCTTGAACGACACGTTTCAATAAAGAAGTCTCATACATCCACACGGTTTGTGAACCGAAATCACCAAACGTACCGCCTCTCGGACTGTATCTACTCCGTCTCCTTATCAAACCGCCGAATATGAGTCCAAGGCTTGAACATGAAACTTGGAAGGCAGCGACCACATTGGTCAGGTTTCTCTCTCAGCACGAAATTTCCACCAAGTTACCAAACTGGACATTCAATGTTCCACCATACCACATTGTGCAGTAATCCTACTAAATACAAACATCGATTTAATTAAACTCTCACATCCTGGAATAGTCGGACATGGAGGACTATACTTTCTTCTTGCCATCATTCTACTGGAGATTCTACATAAATCATCGTTGAAAGTGTTGCCTGTTTGACTCAACGTTCTGAAGGCAGTTAGTAAACTGTAGAACGGGTTGTGGAGATAAATTGTGCGCGTTCACACGGGTTACTGTTACTTGTAGAATATCACCCTCTTGTGGCGCATGGTGGCTCCATGCTTGACTCCTCAGTGACTATTGACATGTAAGGAATACAGTCAGTTGTTTCTATAATGCTATCTACCTATAGATTATATTCCTGTCTCTTGCCTTTGATGGACGTGTACCCACGATTAGCTTCCTTGTATCAAAGTGTTCTAAGGCTACTAATGCGCCTGCCGAGAGGTCTGGATCATTATGGCACGaggtaatttgtaagtcgctctggataagagcgtctgctaaatgacttaaatgtaaatgtaaatgtatattagCGAGCTTTCCCAATAGCCACTGCAGTCGCACTGTGTCAGATTTTCAGTTATGAGTTATCGGATATGTTCAAAACCAATTGGtgtcattaaaaaatatatatatgacgCATTCGTAAAACAGTAAAACTCATTGGACGAGTGTGCGTAAAACAGTATAATGTACATTAGTTAAATTCGTTTATGTTTTTGTAAATACAGTATGGTATATTTTCTTTCACATAAGGGTTCCAGTCTCAAATTCGATAACGATAATAGGCTATAATTAAACCATTCATTGACCTAACATAGTGCCATGCCATTCATATTGCTGCGTAAAATGTGCATAAAGTGGGCAATTGATGATGATTGACTCTTGTGAGCCATACACATCTTCTAAATGCCGGTTGCATTGATCTAAATTAGAATCCATATGTTACTGTTTATTTGTGAAGGAAAATAATATCTCATAACCTGTGCGTAATTTTGCAACTGTTGTTGATAAACCGCATGATGGCACTAAACGTCTGGACTAAAAAGCTTTCGTAAATAGTAAGCGCAAACACCTCAAGACAACAATATCCAGTAGCCTATAGATTAATACAGTATCGTAGGCCTACAGAAGAGCCCATTTCGCCATAAATGTTCAATGCAATAGTATCTATCCTATAGCCTATTGATAAAAGTATTTAGCATTTGGAAACAAGTTTAGAAAGAAGTAGGTCTActccatgtagcctatatcaataTAGACTAAAGAGTGGTTCCTGTCATATTTGTAAATTAATATACCTTACATTTTCGAGAGAAACAGATTTAGAGAGTTAGGCAAACTGGTCATATAACTAACTGATCGCAATGAAGGGAAGTCATAACACCGATTCATTTGAACCCTGTCACGTTGTTGGGATGAGCGGAAAAAAAACGCAATTTTCTCAGTGGCGTTCCTATGGTGACAGGCTTGCGGATTTAAGTTTATGCAATTAATCAATATAACCGCATCCGTAATTTGATTTGACCATTTGCAGAACTGTCTTGTCTTTGATTGATAGTGTAGTTGTCTCAAAACTATTCCGAACCTTGCCATACCTCTTCTAAGGGTCGACAGAAAAATACAGTTGATGTCTGTCTGTTAAATTCATTGTTGCCAGCCCAACCAATCGTCGATTTTGACGACACAAAAGAGAGGCCAAAGTTGCAGTATAAAAAGGGCTGACGAATTAAAGTATGCCACCTATCAGTGTAGAGCCTGATTTTAAACACAGGCAACTCTGTAGTCCGCCTTCACGCAAATACATATTcactttttgatttttttttatagCAAACTCCGCACCTTAGATAATGAATCTGATGCAGGTTCTAATTTATCTGAGTTTTATGGTTGCTTTCGGTCCAATGGGTCTTGGTGATCAAACGGCGCACCACCAATCCCCGGCCACGGATGACGGTGAGCAGTGCTCAACATGCGAGGTCCGACAGCAGATCAAAAACATGAGATTACACGCCATCAAGTCACAAATTCTTAGCAAACTGCGACTCAAGCACGCGCCCAATATTAGCCGAGATGTTGTCAAGCAGCTCTTGCCCAGGGCACCACCTTTGCAGAAACTTCTTGACCAGTACGATGTACTTGGAGATGACAATAAGGATGGACTTATGGAAGAAGATGATGAACATGCCATCACAGAAACAATCATGACAATGGCCACTGAACGTAAGTTGTATATGCTATTATTCAATGCAACACTATGTGTCTCAATATAATAACTTGGAAAAGGCACCAGAGCTCAGATGTTTTTTACGCATGGGGCACAGTGCGCAACTTCATGTCTGATCCCGTATTAGCCTTCTTGCACCACTATGTTGGAAATAGGTTGACATTTCATAGGAAATATTAATGATTTGTTTATCTGTCATATCATGTTGACTTGAAACAAATATATAACTTTTACGTCCGAGCCGAGTTCCATCTTACAAGGTGCTAGTGGCTCTGGTGTTGAGTGTGGCGGTTCTAAAACTATATAGGCTATATTGGAAGATACCCTGGAGATGACACATTGCTGAGTGTTTTATAGTTTATCCATGTGTCATGACATTGCaactttaaatatatattttgaaagTGGTTTTCCAAGGGGTTTCGGTAACGAAAACACAATTGTGAATTGTGTTACATAGAACCGCAAAAAAAGCAGTCATTTAATTTAGAAATGTAGTTTAATTGAGAAAATAGATAATACATTTGCATATTATAATTCAAGTTCTAATTTTTCTCCTCCAGCTGAATCCATCGTCCAAGTCGATGGGAAACCCAAGTGTTGCTTTTTCTCCTTCAATTCGAAGATTCAGGCGAACCGCATAGTTCGGGCACAGCTATGGGTGCACCTTCAGCCACCTGACGAAGTCACCACCGTGTTCCTGCAAATCTCCCGCCTGATCCCTGTCACGGACGGGGGCAGGAACATACAGATCCGGTCTCTAAAGATCGACGTGAATGCAGGAGTCAGCTCTTGGCAGAGTATTGACGTGAAACAAGTGTTGTCGGTGTGGCTGCGGCAACCGGACACGAATTGGGGGATCGAGATTAATGCGTTGGACTCAAAGGGAAATGATCTGGCCGTTACCTCAGCTGAAGCAGGAGAAGGACTGGTGAGTTTAGATTTATCTCCCATCGAAGCAATTTACAAATAGGTTCGTAGTTTATCCTCGTGGGATCTATGGGAAGTAAtccataacatttacatttaagtcatttagcagaccaaTTTAGTAATGCATAATAATGCAATATCCACATTTAAGAGAGGGCAAATTCATGTTTGTGTCAAATTGTAACCAGACTAATTTAGAACCAGGGCTTCAAATACCAGTTGTTTATTATCGATACCTGCTGATCAGAGGGGTTTTGGCACTCTGTGGATTTGCTCTCATGTGctcatatttaaaaaatatcttAGAAGCTTTAATATAAACACACATACCTAACATACCTAACATACCTTACATACCACATACCTAATATCCTGTGACAGAATATTTGCCCTTGCCACCAATAATCTCATGCCCTATCACCTGGTTACATAAAACATCACATTATTCACATGGCCAGAACTTCCAGAAGTCTTCTGTGTGACTGTGCTAATCAGAGGAATTTCCTACAGCCTctgttatcacacacacacacatgcgcgcacacacacacacacgcacacacacacacacacacacacacacacacacacacacacacacacacacacacacacacacacacacacacacacacacacacacacacacacacacacacacacacacacacacacacacacacacacacacatttaatggagaaGGGTGGGGTTTGCACACAGCTGGCACCCATTTCTGGTGCAATTAGAATACTTTTTACCAAACCAAGCATTAACGTGAGTGTTTAAAAATGCAATAATTTCAGTGGCACAAAGTATCACAACACCCAAGTTTGAGACCTTGATGTAAAGGATCAGCAATATTAGATTGGAGTAACAAACTCCAATGTGTTTCCCAATGTGTCACGTTTCTGTATTGTGCCCTCACAGCAACCCTTCATGGAGGTGAAGATTTCGGAGGGCCCGAAGCGCTCCAGGAGAGATTCGGGCCTGGACTGTGATGAGAACTCCCCCGAGTCCCGCTGCTGCCGGTACCCCCTCACAGTGGACTTTGAAGACTTTGGCTGGGACTGGATTATTGCCCCCAAGCGCTACAAGGCCAACTACTGCTCTGGTGAGTGCGAGTACATGCACCTGCAGAAGTACCCCCACACCCACCTGGTGAACAAGGCTAACCCCCGGGGCACCGCAGGGCCCTGCTGCACCCCCACCAAGATGTCCCCCATCAACATGCTCTACTTCAACCGCAAAGAGCAGATCATCTACGGCAAGATCCCATCCATGGTGGTGGACCGCTGCGGCTGCTCGTGAGCGAGAGTTCTGCTGGGGAAGGGGAGGGGCTTAGCCAGG containing:
- the LOC115107998 gene encoding small membrane A-kinase anchor protein-like, with amino-acid sequence MGCVKSKKSDPIQYANSVKADGNPGKWQGENALLVHYETGSADDSARVDPILLEYAQRLSEEIVARAVQQWLEVDSRYIDIPYIECDVP
- the LOC115107960 gene encoding growth/differentiation factor 8, whose translation is MNLMQVLIYLSFMVAFGPMGLGDQTAHHQSPATDDGEQCSTCEVRQQIKNMRLHAIKSQILSKLRLKHAPNISRDVVKQLLPRAPPLQKLLDQYDVLGDDNKDGLMEEDDEHAITETIMTMATEPESIVQVDGKPKCCFFSFNSKIQANRIVRAQLWVHLQPPDEVTTVFLQISRLIPVTDGGRNIQIRSLKIDVNAGVSSWQSIDVKQVLSVWLRQPDTNWGIEINALDSKGNDLAVTSAEAGEGLQPFMEVKISEGPKRSRRDSGLDCDENSPESRCCRYPLTVDFEDFGWDWIIAPKRYKANYCSGECEYMHLQKYPHTHLVNKANPRGTAGPCCTPTKMSPINMLYFNRKEQIIYGKIPSMVVDRCGCS